One region of Armigeres subalbatus isolate Guangzhou_Male chromosome 3, GZ_Asu_2, whole genome shotgun sequence genomic DNA includes:
- the LOC134222736 gene encoding uncharacterized protein LOC134222736 has translation MPANEEKQLVPSIAQRKCLLKVFDALERFIRDYDHDRDSFQLCVRIDSLDKVNETFAECQSVIEKLDAPEALDEHIDERVEFEQRYCKAKGFLLSKRAGDPNQSALNDSIHAPQQHQANFYLHLPKIDLPKFNGDFSRWISFRDTFTSMIHVNGDIPTVAKLQYLLQSLESSAKKPFESVDIAADSYATTWDAILKRYDNRKYLKKQLFKALYKLPALKQECATRIHGLVDDFQRHVRALAKLGEPVEYRDLPLIYLLSYKLDHATLRA, from the coding sequence ATGCCTGCTAATGAGGAAAAGCAGCTGGTACCTAGCATAGCTCAGCGCAAGTGCCTGTTAAAAGTTTTTGATGCGCTTGAGCGGTTCATCCGTGATTACGATCATGATCGCGACAGTTTCCAGTTGTGTGTGCGGATTGATTCACTGGACAAGGTGAACGAAACCTTCGCGGAGTGTCAGAGTGTGATCGAGAAGCTGGATGCACCAGAGGCTCTGGATGAGCACATCGATGAACGCGTTGAATTCGAGCAACGGTACTGCAAGGCAAAGGGTTTCCTTCTCTCAAAGCGCGCCGGGGATCCTAACCAGTCGGCATTGAACGATTCGATACACGCTCCACAGCAACATCAAGCAAACTTCTACCTCCATCTGCCAAAAATCGACCTACCGAAGTTCAATGGGGACTTTTCACGTTGGATTTCGTTCCGGGACACGTTTACATCGATGATCCACGTGAACGGCGATATTCCCACAGTCGCCAAGCTTCAATACCTTCTCCAATCTCTCGAGAGTAGCGCCAAGAAACCCTTCGAATCGGTCGATATCGCCGCCGatagctacgctacaacttggGACGCTATTCTGAAGAGGTACGATAACCGAAAATACCTCAAGAAGCAACTCTTCAAGGCGCTGTACAAGTTGCCCGCATTGAAGCAGGAGTGTGCAACACGCATCCACGGTTTGGTCGACGATTTTCAACGTCATGTTCGCGCCCTAGCCAAACTGGGCGAACCGGTGGAATATAGGGATTTGCCACTCATCTACCTGCTCTCGTATAAGCTGGATCACGCCACACTACGCGCCTGA
- the LOC134222737 gene encoding uncharacterized protein LOC134222737 → METIPSAPVRSTEESICEKHYAATTMRNPTGRYIVRLPRTEDSEKVLGESRSIADRRFLSLERRLDRDPATMDSYHRFMGEFLQLGHMQEVSEPVDDRIKHSYIPHRVIFKESSTTTKVRVVFDASCKTSSGYSLNDTFLVGPVVQQDLYSIYTRFRTKRIAIVADVEKMYRQVLHHLDDRRLLRIRYRRCPSDPIATFELQTVTYGTASAPHLATKTLQQIAIDQAELYLASVDPVVEDFNVDDLLSSASDLESAKAPRLQVYAMLGSAGFPLKKWASNAPEVLHDVPPEDLAIQPLHDLQDEQIISTLGLLWDPKADNLRFKVEVPPPAAILTKRKVMSYIAKIFDPLGLLGPVIAKAKLFMQRLWALNHHGVLSTVQVPRFVFSSVGATIQLHFFADASSVAYGACCFVRTKSAKDIQVHLLTSKSKVAPLSMHHSIARQELCAAHLATQLVKKVDASLKTTTIAYFWFDSSTVLQWLRAVPTRWKTFVANRVSKIQATTNIDHWRHIAGSGNPADDISCGLNPTDIINCSPISSRIVSTSIVPLTTSELQHAEYQLCHLAQKGTFAKELSDLSNGERVAKTSSLKWLKPFVDEDGTLRVSGRLRNAALSVANKHPIVLSAKHPLSTLLASSLHISLLQAGPQLLLVDHCGPLYVKSAVRTRGPTKVYVAIFVCFSTKAVHIELVSDLSTPAFLAALRRLVARRGRIVELHSDNATTFKGASHALNRVYRMLKTEAADRNQIFDWCSGNEITWKFIPPRAPHFGGLWEAAVQSAKHHLLKVVGNVNLAYEDLLTLLAQVEMSPIGQPRSVWKKMNRKQRKERRNRMKKMHGNKMANGGQAVTKQESRLEL, encoded by the exons ATGGAAACAATTCCATCGGCTCCAGTTCGATCTACCGAAGAAAGTATATGCGAAAAACACTATGCTGCTACTACGATGCGCAATCCCACAGGGCGGTACATTGTGCGTCTTCCGAGAACTGAAGATTCCGAAAAGGTTCTCGGGGAATCAAGGTCGATTGCTGATCGCCGCTTCCTGAGCTTGGAACGGCGATTAGATAGAGATCCTGCTACCATGGACTCATACCATCGATTCATGGGAGAGTTTCTACAGCTTGGTCACATGCAGGAAGTATCAGAGCCTGTAGATGATCGAATTAAACACTCCTACATCCCCCACCGCGTCATCTTCAAGGAATCCAGCACTACCACGAAGGTCAGAGTAGTTTTCGACGCGTCATGCAAGACCTCGTCCGGCTATTCTTTGAACGACACGTTTCTTGTTGGACCAGTCGTCCAGCAAGACCTCTACTCCATCTACACGAGATTCCGGACAAAACGCATTGCCATAGTAGCAGACGTCGAGAAGATGTACAGGCAGGTATTGCATCATCTCGACGATCGCCGTCTTCTTCGTATCCGCTATCGCAGATGTCCATCCGATCCGATCGCTACGTTCGAACTACAGACCGTGACATACGGTACGGCTAGTGCACCGCACCTTGCAACGAAGACACTCCAGCAGATTGCCATCGACCAGGCGGAACTCTATCTTGCTTCTGTCGACCCAGTGGTGGAAGATTTTAACGTCGATGATCTGTTGTCCAGCGCATCAGACTTGGAATCCGCCAAAGCACCTCGCCTTCAAGTCTATGCCATGCTCGGTTCCGCTGGATTTCCGCTGAAAAAGTGGGCGTCGAACGCTCCAGAAGTTCTCCATGATGTTCCGCCAGAAGATCTGGCCATACAACCTCTCCACGATCTGCAGGATGAGCAGATAATCTCCACGCTCGGCCTATTGTGGGATCCAAAGGCCGACAACCTTCGATTCAAGGTAGAAGTACCTCCCCCGGCGGCCATCCTTACCAAGCGGAAAGTAATGTCGTACATCGCCAAGATTTTCGACCCACTGGGGCTTTTGGGTCCGGTCATCGCAAAGGCAAAGCTTTTCATGCAGCGTCTATGGGCATTGAATCATCACGGTGTTCTCT CTACAGTCCAAGTTCCTCGCTTCGTGTTTTCGTCAGTCGGTGCTACTATCCAGCTCCATTTCTTCGCCGATGCATCCTCCGTTGCATATGGAGCTTGCTGCTTCGTTCGCACGAAATCGGCGAAAGATATACAAGTCCACCTGTTGACATCGAAGTCAAAAGTCGCACCGCTATCCATGCATCATTCCATCGCAAGACAAGAACTCTGTGCAGCACATCTAGCAACTCAGCTCGTCAAGAAGGTGGATGCCTCGCTGAAGACCACCACCATCGCCTATTTCTGGTTCGATTCCAGCACCGTACTTCAATGGCTGCGCGCCGTTCCAACCCGCTGGAAAACATTCGTCGCTAACCGCGTATCGAAGATTCAGGCCACTACAAATATAGACCACTGGAGGCACATAGCTGGTTCCGGAAATCCTGCCGACGATATTTCGTGCGGCCTCAATCCAACGGACATTATCAACTGTTCCC CCATTAGTAGCCGAATCGTTTCAACGTCCATCGTACCACTCACCACTTCCGAGCTCCAGCACGCTGAATACCAGCTCTGCCATTTAGCGCAGAAAGGAACATTTGCTAAGGAGTTGTCGGATCTTTCGAATGGCGAACGTGTCGCCAAGACATCATCGCTGAAGTGGTTGAAACCTTTTGTTGATGAAGACGGTACTCTTCGCGTCAGTGGTCGCCTACGTAACGCCGCACTATCCGTCGCAAACAAGCACCCGATCGTTCTGTCCGCCAAACATCCGCTGTCTACTCTGCTGGCTAGCAGTCTTCACATTAGCCTACTGCAAGCAGGGCCACAACTCCTGCTAGTCGACCATTGTGGACCATTGTACGTGAAGTCAGCAGTACGAACCCGTGGCCCCACGAAAGTCTACGTGGCCATATTCGTTTGTTTCTCGACCAAGGCGGTCCACATCGAGCTAGTGAGCGATTTATCGACTCCAGCGTTCCTAGCTGCACTCCGTCGTTTAGTCGCCCGCAGAGGAAGGATCGTCGAACTCCATTCGGACAACGCCACTACCTTCAAAGGAGCTTCGCATGCACTTAACCGAGTCTATCGCATGTTGAAGACTGAAGCCGCCGATCGAAACCAAATCTTTGACTGGTGTTCCGGAAACGAAATCACCTGGAAGTTTATTCCACCACGAGCACCACATTTCGGAGGCCTCTGGGAGGCTGCAGTCCAATCGGCGAAGCATCATCTGCTGAAAGTAGTCGGCAACGTCAACCTTGCCTACGAGGATCTACTGACCTTGCTGGCACAAGTCGAGATGT